In a genomic window of bacterium:
- the rapZ gene encoding RNase adapter RapZ, with amino-acid sequence MTLKDDKERRFAAGVPLVIITGLSGAGKSTAMRCFEDLGCFCVDNLPPGLVPTFYGLYKQSIPAGPGAAIASDLRSGALFADFSTMVETLKKSGVKFEVLYLDCSTDTLIHRFSEVRRQHPLQHGRSTEEAIEEERRRLEPVREVATRIIDTSELSAAALREAIIRSYVSQDTSDAMKLEFVSFGFKYGVPLNADFVFDVRFLPNPFYIPELSQHTGEHPDVYDFVMNGELAEEYFKSITGILDLTLESFIKVGKFNLTVAVGCTGGHHRSVAYVKRLADYFSAQGHSVAVIHRDSAKPQN; translated from the coding sequence ATGACTCTGAAGGACGACAAGGAAAGGCGCTTCGCCGCGGGCGTCCCGCTGGTAATCATCACCGGGCTTTCGGGCGCGGGCAAATCAACCGCCATGCGCTGCTTCGAAGATCTGGGATGCTTTTGTGTGGACAACCTTCCACCCGGGCTGGTGCCCACATTTTACGGACTATACAAGCAAAGCATTCCGGCAGGCCCCGGCGCGGCGATAGCGAGCGACCTACGCAGCGGCGCGCTTTTCGCCGATTTTTCGACCATGGTCGAAACGCTGAAGAAGTCCGGCGTGAAATTCGAGGTGCTTTACCTCGACTGCTCCACCGACACACTTATACACCGCTTTTCGGAAGTGCGGCGGCAACATCCGCTCCAACATGGCAGATCCACCGAGGAGGCAATCGAGGAAGAGCGGCGGCGGCTTGAGCCTGTGCGCGAAGTTGCAACGCGCATAATCGACACGAGCGAGCTGTCCGCGGCCGCGCTTCGTGAGGCCATAATCCGGAGCTATGTAAGCCAGGATACGAGCGACGCGATGAAGCTCGAATTCGTGAGCTTCGGATTCAAGTACGGAGTGCCGCTGAACGCCGACTTCGTGTTCGACGTGCGATTCCTTCCGAATCCTTTTTACATTCCGGAGCTTTCGCAGCACACTGGCGAGCATCCGGACGTGTACGACTTCGTAATGAACGGCGAGCTTGCAGAGGAATACTTTAAAAGCATAACCGGCATTCTGGATTTAACGCTTGAAAGTTTCATCAAAGTCGGCAAGTTCAATCTGACGGTGGCTGTCGGATGCACGGGGGGACACCACCGGTCGGTTGCATACGTAAAACGTCTGGCTGATTACTTTTCCGCGCAAGGGCATTCGGTTGCGGTGATACACCGAGATTCCGCCAAGCCGCAAAATTAA
- the surE gene encoding 5'/3'-nucleotidase SurE, with protein MGNDRLRILISNDDGLDSIGLTELATVLAPWCEVTVVVPDGQRSASSHAVTLHKPLRLYQVEDVAPDVPTYTCSGSPTDSVLLGVDVVLKDNRPDLVLSGINKGGNTAEDVSYSGTVAAAIEGAMYRIPSVAISLEGPDEKHFHVAALATLSLVARIGRGLGKPLSEKALASVPTKLRVPGPNDERAGWPFLLLNVNVPDLPESEIKGWMATSLGRRDYKDVVLPRNDPRGKPYYWIAGDEVVADDPPGSDLRSVREGYISATPLLLDYTDRSALRLLRGAFGAAGETDDETMEFATGRLTREQAGLVLGHIPADLTYVDERDEIAFYAEKREYIFPREPGILGRGIRNCHTEKSADDLEKVIAELRAGRRGFFETWGEREGKFLYTKYIAVRDGLGRYRGILEVVQDATRVRSLKGESKEI; from the coding sequence GTGGGCAATGACAGATTACGAATTCTTATCTCCAACGACGACGGGCTGGACAGCATCGGGCTGACCGAGCTTGCCACGGTGCTCGCCCCCTGGTGCGAGGTGACCGTCGTCGTGCCGGACGGACAGCGATCCGCATCCTCGCATGCCGTGACGCTGCACAAGCCGCTACGGCTCTACCAGGTGGAGGACGTCGCGCCGGACGTGCCGACGTACACCTGCAGCGGCTCGCCCACGGACAGCGTGCTGCTGGGCGTCGACGTGGTGCTGAAAGACAATCGCCCCGACCTGGTTCTGTCCGGAATCAACAAGGGAGGGAACACCGCGGAGGACGTGAGCTACTCGGGGACGGTCGCAGCGGCGATCGAGGGCGCGATGTACCGGATTCCGTCCGTCGCGATTTCGCTGGAAGGTCCGGACGAGAAGCACTTTCACGTCGCCGCGCTCGCGACGCTTTCGCTCGTAGCACGCATCGGCCGCGGCCTTGGCAAGCCGTTGTCCGAGAAGGCTCTCGCATCGGTGCCTACCAAGCTGCGCGTTCCCGGCCCGAATGACGAAAGGGCGGGCTGGCCGTTCCTTCTGCTTAATGTAAACGTGCCCGACCTGCCGGAATCCGAAATAAAAGGCTGGATGGCGACGTCGCTTGGAAGGCGCGACTATAAGGACGTGGTGCTTCCCAGAAACGATCCGCGGGGCAAGCCTTATTACTGGATCGCGGGAGACGAAGTTGTCGCGGACGATCCTCCTGGCAGCGACCTTCGCTCGGTACGCGAGGGCTACATTTCCGCAACGCCGCTTTTGCTGGATTACACTGACCGTTCCGCTCTTCGGCTGCTGCGCGGTGCATTCGGCGCGGCCGGGGAAACGGATGACGAAACGATGGAGTTCGCCACAGGAAGGCTGACACGCGAGCAAGCGGGATTGGTTCTCGGCCACATTCCCGCCGACCTGACATACGTGGATGAGCGGGATGAAATAGCTTTCTATGCAGAAAAGCGGGAGTATATATTCCCGCGAGAGCCGGGGATACTGGGGCGCGGCATCCGCAATTGCCATACCGAAAAAAGCGCGGACGATCTGGAAAAAGTGATAGCCGAGCTTCGGGCGGGGAGACGCGGCTTTTTCGAAACCTGGGGCGAGCGGGAAGGCAAGTTCCTTTATACGAAATACATTGCGGTGCGCGATGGGCTTGGCCGCTACCGCGGCATTCTTGAAGTGGTGCAGGACGCCACGCGCGTCAGGTCGCTTAAAGGAGAAAGCAAAGAGATTTAG
- a CDS encoding TlpA family protein disulfide reductase, translating into MRVAVMLFIVIAVAVVPLLPGSAADTTAPDFTLKDLDGNNVKLTDVLKTHELVLIDFWNIACKPCAEFMNSFDPWNEEYGDRGFTILSINTDSSQTTSKVKPFISGRNYEFTVLLDPNLEVYKRYQVKGVPTTLLVNKNREIVLRHLGYKKGVEEEIEDAIEANLPQAD; encoded by the coding sequence ATGCGCGTAGCTGTTATGCTGTTTATTGTAATTGCGGTCGCCGTTGTACCGCTTCTGCCGGGGTCCGCCGCGGACACCACCGCGCCCGACTTCACCCTCAAAGATCTTGACGGAAACAATGTCAAGCTCACGGACGTGTTGAAGACACACGAGCTTGTGCTTATTGATTTCTGGAACATCGCGTGCAAGCCGTGCGCCGAGTTCATGAACTCGTTTGATCCCTGGAACGAAGAGTACGGCGATCGGGGATTCACGATCCTTTCCATCAACACCGACAGCTCGCAGACCACTTCCAAGGTCAAGCCATTCATCTCGGGCCGCAATTACGAATTCACGGTGTTGCTCGATCCAAACCTGGAAGTATATAAGCGCTATCAGGTCAAGGGCGTTCCCACGACGCTGCTCGTCAACAAGAACCGCGAAATCGTCCTCCGCCATCTGGGATACAAAAAAGGGGTGGAGGAGGAAATAGAGGATGCCATCGAA
- the dgt gene encoding dNTP triphosphohydrolase, translating to MEVTQKPDASLLRLRAQLESAERAGLAPFAMKSGDTAGREHEEPPPRHRTHFQRDWHRITHCQAFRKLEFKTQVFTFGEGYETARNRLTHTLEVSQITTSICRALGLNEDLGTAIALAHDLGHPPFGHAGEDILHELVRSFNHNVHGLRIVRQLEMRYPDFPGLNLTLETLEGLEKHDTEYDKIAHHEFLPGKMPTLEAQAASVADSIAYRSHDLEDGLSSGIFGENTLDASGLEIWKMLKERLANTEGEVRMAQLSRHLIDIMVADVLAESSSRIRAAGADSVDVVRAYPGVLIAFSNEIKSADAELGKFLYEHFYSNYRVLRLTNKGKTILRKMFETFASTPQLLPPNVYLRYREAGEKRNEEPLRVIADYLAGLTDRQATDEYVRLFDVGAKWQ from the coding sequence ATGGAAGTTACCCAAAAGCCTGACGCTTCGCTGCTTAGGCTGCGCGCGCAGCTTGAAAGCGCGGAGCGCGCGGGGCTTGCGCCGTTCGCGATGAAGTCGGGCGACACCGCGGGAAGGGAACACGAAGAGCCGCCGCCGCGCCATCGGACGCACTTCCAGCGCGACTGGCACCGGATCACGCATTGCCAGGCGTTCCGAAAGCTCGAATTCAAAACGCAGGTGTTTACCTTCGGCGAGGGCTACGAAACCGCCCGAAACCGGCTCACGCACACTCTCGAAGTCTCTCAAATAACAACATCAATCTGCCGCGCGCTTGGATTGAACGAGGATTTGGGAACCGCTATCGCGCTTGCGCACGACCTCGGCCATCCGCCGTTCGGCCACGCAGGCGAGGACATACTTCATGAGCTTGTCCGCAGCTTCAACCACAACGTGCACGGGCTTCGCATAGTCCGGCAGCTCGAAATGCGCTATCCGGACTTTCCGGGGCTAAACCTGACGCTCGAAACATTGGAGGGGCTTGAGAAGCACGATACGGAATACGACAAAATCGCTCATCACGAGTTTTTGCCCGGCAAAATGCCGACACTCGAAGCGCAGGCGGCGTCGGTTGCGGACTCCATCGCATATCGCAGCCACGATCTGGAAGACGGGCTTTCCTCCGGCATTTTCGGCGAAAACACGCTCGATGCCTCCGGGCTTGAAATTTGGAAGATGCTCAAGGAAAGGCTGGCCAATACCGAAGGCGAGGTGCGCATGGCGCAACTATCGAGGCACCTGATTGACATAATGGTTGCGGATGTGCTTGCGGAATCGTCGTCGCGGATTAGGGCGGCCGGAGCGGATTCGGTAGATGTGGTTAGGGCGTATCCCGGAGTGCTCATAGCGTTCAGCAACGAAATAAAGTCGGCCGACGCGGAGCTCGGCAAGTTCTTGTATGAGCATTTTTACAGCAACTACCGCGTTTTAAGGCTAACGAACAAAGGCAAGACCATACTTAGGAAAATGTTCGAAACGTTCGCTTCGACACCGCAATTGCTGCCGCCCAATGTATACTTGCGTTACCGGGAAGCCGGCGAAAAGCGAAACGAGGAACCGCTTCGAGTTATCGCCGATTACCTGGCCGGCCTCACCGACAGGCAGGCGACCGACGAGTACGTTCGCCTTTTCGATGTCGGAGCGAAGTGGCAATAA
- a CDS encoding phosphoglycerate kinase: MKLRKFQDAPLRGARVLVRADFNVPLKDGHVADDTRIRESVPTIATLIEEKAKVMLCSHLGRPKDGPDPAFSLAPVAPVLERLLDKELANRGAPPVSVRFVNDCIGYKVISELNSVESNTILLLENTRFYREEEKNQPLFSMALAALCSHFVNDAFGSCHRAHSSTEGIAHFRPAYAGYLVQREVQFLSKVAESPDRPFHVVLGGAKISGKLDVIDRMIELADEIYIGGAMAFTFAKALGYETGKSLVEFERVGLAKAMLEKANQLGRTIHLPKDIVVTDDIEKPTRIEAKPLDALGATDIGVDIGPLTRQACAKGLESAKTVFWNGPMGVFEKPAFADGTNAIAFALAALHATTVVGGGESAMAVKQSGVADKISHISTGGGASLEFVEGKELPGIKILEEDNQSNPAYHLGNR; this comes from the coding sequence ATGAAGCTTAGAAAATTTCAAGATGCACCGCTACGAGGAGCGAGGGTGCTTGTCAGGGCGGACTTCAACGTGCCGCTGAAAGACGGCCACGTGGCGGACGACACGCGGATACGCGAAAGCGTTCCGACCATCGCCACGCTTATCGAGGAAAAGGCCAAAGTGATGCTCTGCTCTCATTTGGGCAGGCCCAAAGACGGGCCGGATCCCGCGTTTTCGCTTGCTCCGGTTGCGCCCGTTCTTGAAAGATTGCTGGACAAAGAGCTTGCCAACCGTGGAGCGCCCCCGGTTTCGGTAAGGTTCGTAAACGACTGCATCGGTTACAAGGTTATCTCCGAACTCAATTCAGTTGAATCGAACACCATACTGCTTCTCGAAAACACAAGGTTTTACCGCGAAGAGGAAAAGAACCAGCCGCTTTTTTCGATGGCGCTTGCGGCGCTGTGCAGCCATTTCGTGAACGACGCGTTTGGAAGCTGCCATCGCGCCCATTCCTCGACTGAAGGCATTGCTCATTTCCGCCCCGCGTACGCAGGTTACCTCGTGCAGCGGGAAGTGCAGTTCTTGAGCAAGGTTGCGGAAAGCCCGGACAGACCGTTCCACGTGGTACTTGGCGGCGCAAAGATAAGCGGAAAGTTGGACGTAATAGATCGCATGATCGAGCTGGCGGACGAGATTTATATCGGCGGCGCCATGGCATTTACGTTCGCCAAGGCGCTCGGCTACGAAACGGGAAAATCGCTTGTGGAGTTCGAGCGCGTCGGCCTCGCCAAAGCGATGCTGGAAAAAGCGAATCAACTTGGCCGGACTATACACCTGCCGAAAGATATCGTGGTAACCGACGATATCGAAAAGCCTACCCGTATTGAAGCCAAACCGCTGGATGCGCTGGGCGCGACGGATATCGGCGTGGACATCGGTCCCCTCACAAGACAGGCATGCGCAAAGGGGCTAGAATCCGCCAAAACCGTTTTCTGGAACGGTCCGATGGGCGTTTTCGAAAAGCCCGCCTTCGCGGACGGTACCAATGCGATTGCATTCGCCCTTGCCGCCCTTCATGCCACAACCGTGGTCGGCGGAGGCGAAAGCGCGATGGCGGTTAAGCAATCCGGCGTTGCGGATAAAATCTCGCACATCTCCACCGGCGGCGGCGCCAGCCTGGAGTTCGTCGAAGGAAAGGAACTGCCCGGCATAAAGATCCTCGAAGAGGACAATCAAAGCAATCCGGCATACCACTTGGGAAACAGATAA
- a CDS encoding ABC transporter permease, which yields MTSLGYIARLFSSEFVRRFWMVVRYPVDYLAGVIILYLLFFGIFTGVSANMGGAPGLDSTIDGMVIGAAMWLFTIAVFNQIRVVLEMEAMAGTLEQLFLAPVRFVNLMLVRSVVGYFYSLVATAILLFLIMATTGRWLSFDVLPALLVVTLAMVGVHGAALILGGLQLVFKRLGQLNTIAQFGFLFLAFPPVEKLSPLWQTIAYSFPLARGMTLLRGLVVEGWTLGGAEAQANLLSLAFNSAVYFALGTLFYLLCERIAKEQGMLGHY from the coding sequence GTGACCTCGCTCGGATACATCGCGCGGCTTTTTTCGTCCGAGTTCGTCCGGCGGTTCTGGATGGTCGTTCGCTATCCGGTGGATTACCTGGCAGGCGTAATCATCCTTTACCTGCTGTTTTTCGGCATCTTCACCGGCGTAAGCGCCAATATGGGCGGCGCGCCGGGCCTGGATTCGACGATAGACGGAATGGTGATCGGCGCGGCGATGTGGCTGTTCACAATAGCGGTGTTCAATCAAATCCGCGTCGTCCTCGAAATGGAGGCGATGGCGGGCACGCTGGAGCAGCTTTTCCTCGCTCCCGTCCGGTTCGTGAATCTTATGCTGGTGCGCTCGGTAGTCGGCTATTTTTATTCGCTTGTCGCGACCGCAATTCTGCTTTTTTTAATAATGGCGACAACCGGACGCTGGCTGTCTTTCGACGTGCTGCCCGCGCTTCTGGTCGTGACGCTCGCGATGGTGGGCGTGCATGGCGCGGCGCTGATCCTGGGCGGATTGCAGCTTGTTTTCAAGCGGCTTGGACAGCTCAACACTATTGCGCAGTTCGGATTTTTGTTTCTTGCGTTCCCGCCTGTCGAAAAGCTAAGCCCGCTCTGGCAAACGATTGCATATTCGTTTCCGCTCGCCCGCGGGATGACGCTGCTACGCGGCCTGGTTGTCGAAGGATGGACACTCGGCGGTGCGGAAGCGCAGGCGAACCTGCTCAGCCTGGCGTTCAACTCCGCCGTTTATTTCGCTCTCGGGACGCTTTTTTACCTGCTTTGCGAGCGCATCGCCAAGGAGCAGGGGATGCTTGGGCATTATTAG
- a CDS encoding DNA polymerase II, which yields MTERNGEILYGWNDTERVVAFSSHESDGRQVLRMYIRDGGSVSNKDVIFRPFLIAAHEEMTAVLDGAEISTLSGNLDYRYKAEFATFKELERAKKAIDAKFKGSFKRVTEEYLYLSDPVQQGLVCTGATHFRGMTEDDVVRMQLDIETDTTEGYEFPNAERACDEIILIALSMSGGRELVLSRRDLSESEMLIRLGEIVREWDPDVIEGHNIFRFDLPYIETRAKRHKIKLAWGRDGSIVASHKSRLNLAERRFDYVKYEVAGRAFVDTYILVQFYDLVKREMESYGLKEVAKYLGIAGEDRTYVEGSEIRTIWRSDPDRLIEYALDDVRETAAISAMLGAPYFYQAQMLPFAYQDIFVRGNAMKINGLMLREYLRRGHSMPRPFKGQIEVTGGLTELKKTGLIKDVVLCDAASLYPSLMISYGIAPESDELGAFLAMLTELRERRLLAKAAQKKAENPSEKRRLENQQATFKILINSFFGYLGAEGAYFGDGSAANRVTGAGQEILRKMMERLEAEGCSIIEVDTDGIYFNPPREGMSDEEVEAIIGRLESTLPEGISVDIEGRYPVMLSYKVKNYALLRRDGTVIIKGSGMKSRGLEPFQRDFLADSIRLILQEKMDEVEALYANLKKSIAEMTIPVARLAKTERLQEPLSAYKEKTAASGRGRQAGYELAIASGREFGPGDYVTYYVTGDKPGAVVWKSAKLLSEYDPENPDVNVAYYLSKLDELYKRVKGFVSS from the coding sequence ATGACAGAGCGAAACGGCGAAATCCTTTACGGTTGGAACGATACGGAGCGCGTCGTCGCGTTTTCGTCGCACGAGTCGGACGGCAGGCAAGTTCTGCGGATGTACATCCGCGACGGCGGGAGTGTTTCGAACAAGGATGTAATTTTCCGCCCGTTTCTGATCGCGGCGCACGAGGAAATGACCGCAGTTCTGGATGGCGCAGAGATCTCGACACTGTCGGGCAATCTTGATTACAGATACAAAGCGGAATTCGCAACTTTCAAAGAGCTCGAACGCGCCAAAAAAGCGATCGATGCCAAGTTCAAAGGCAGCTTCAAGCGGGTTACCGAAGAGTACTTGTATCTTTCCGATCCTGTACAGCAAGGGCTGGTTTGCACCGGCGCGACTCATTTCCGCGGAATGACCGAGGACGACGTGGTCCGGATGCAGCTTGATATCGAAACGGATACGACAGAGGGATATGAATTCCCGAATGCGGAGCGCGCCTGCGACGAGATTATCTTGATAGCGTTGTCCATGTCGGGAGGGAGGGAGCTGGTTTTGTCCAGGCGGGACTTATCCGAATCGGAGATGCTGATCAGGCTCGGCGAAATCGTGCGCGAGTGGGATCCGGATGTAATCGAAGGACACAACATATTCCGCTTTGACCTTCCATACATCGAGACCAGGGCCAAACGCCACAAGATCAAGCTCGCCTGGGGCAGGGACGGCTCTATTGTTGCGAGCCACAAGAGCAGGCTGAATTTGGCGGAGCGCAGGTTCGATTACGTGAAGTACGAGGTTGCCGGAAGAGCTTTCGTGGACACGTACATACTCGTACAGTTTTACGATCTCGTGAAACGCGAGATGGAAAGCTACGGGCTGAAGGAGGTCGCCAAGTATCTGGGAATTGCGGGAGAAGACAGGACGTACGTCGAGGGAAGCGAAATCCGCACCATTTGGCGAAGCGATCCGGATCGGTTGATCGAATACGCGCTGGATGACGTACGCGAAACCGCCGCGATATCCGCGATGCTGGGGGCACCGTACTTTTACCAGGCGCAAATGCTGCCGTTCGCGTATCAAGATATATTCGTTCGCGGCAACGCGATGAAAATCAACGGGCTGATGCTGCGCGAATACTTAAGGCGCGGCCATTCGATGCCAAGGCCGTTCAAGGGACAAATCGAAGTTACGGGCGGGCTGACCGAGCTAAAAAAAACGGGGCTGATAAAGGACGTGGTCCTTTGCGACGCGGCCAGCCTGTATCCGTCTTTGATGATTTCCTACGGAATCGCGCCCGAATCCGATGAGCTTGGAGCGTTTCTTGCAATGCTCACCGAACTCCGCGAGCGCAGGCTTTTGGCGAAGGCAGCTCAGAAAAAAGCCGAAAATCCATCCGAAAAGCGCCGGCTTGAAAACCAGCAGGCGACGTTCAAAATCCTCATCAACAGCTTTTTCGGTTATCTCGGAGCGGAGGGCGCGTACTTCGGCGACGGCTCGGCCGCGAACCGCGTAACCGGAGCCGGCCAGGAAATCCTGCGCAAAATGATGGAACGGCTGGAAGCGGAAGGCTGTTCGATTATCGAGGTGGACACTGACGGTATTTATTTCAACCCGCCGCGGGAAGGAATGAGCGACGAAGAAGTGGAAGCGATAATCGGGCGGTTGGAAAGCACACTCCCCGAGGGAATCAGCGTCGACATCGAAGGCCGCTATCCGGTGATGCTAAGTTACAAGGTGAAAAACTACGCGCTGCTCCGGCGGGACGGTACTGTGATAATCAAGGGCAGCGGAATGAAATCGCGAGGGCTCGAGCCTTTTCAAAGGGACTTTCTGGCCGATTCAATCAGGCTTATCCTTCAGGAAAAGATGGATGAGGTCGAGGCTCTTTATGCGAATCTCAAAAAAAGCATAGCGGAGATGACCATTCCCGTCGCCAGGCTCGCGAAAACCGAGCGCTTGCAGGAGCCGCTTTCCGCATACAAGGAAAAAACCGCGGCTTCCGGGCGCGGACGCCAGGCAGGATATGAGCTTGCGATCGCTTCGGGGCGCGAGTTCGGCCCGGGGGATTACGTCACCTATTACGTAACCGGCGATAAGCCGGGCGCGGTTGTATGGAAAAGCGCGAAGCTCTTGTCGGAATACGATCCCGAAAACCCGGACGTGAATGTGGCTTATTACCTGTCAAAGCTTGACGAGCTTTACAAGCGCGTCAAGGGATTTGTCTCCTCGTGA
- the eno gene encoding phosphopyruvate hydratase — translation MTTIAQVTAREVLDSRGNPTVEVDVFLEDGTLGRAIAPSGASTGSHEAVELRDGDKGRYGGKGVKTAVDNVRDKIAPELIGCDATNQREVDYILREIDGTPNKAQLGANATIATSLAVARAASNFIGIPLFQYLGGPNAHVLPVPMMNVMNGGKHGDNNVDFQEFMIVPVGAPSFSEALRFCAETYHSLKKVLSGKGYATNVGDEGGFAPNLKSNAEAIECILEGIEKAGYVAGQDISIALDPAASEIYHDGKYVLEGEGGKKLSTDEMVDFWADWAAKYPILSIEDGFAEDDWEGFEKLVKRIGGEIQIVGDDLFVTNTERLSEGIQRAAANAILVKVNQIGTLTETAECVEMAHKAGFKAVISHRSGETEDTTIAHLTVAWNTGQIKTGAPCRTDRIAKYNELLRIEEMLGIQGKYLGDKAF, via the coding sequence ATGACCACGATTGCGCAGGTAACCGCCCGCGAAGTCCTCGACTCGCGCGGCAATCCCACCGTCGAAGTGGACGTTTTTCTGGAAGACGGCACGCTTGGCCGCGCCATCGCACCATCCGGCGCATCCACGGGCAGCCACGAAGCCGTCGAACTTCGCGACGGCGATAAGGGGCGGTACGGCGGGAAGGGCGTCAAAACCGCGGTGGACAACGTCCGCGACAAGATTGCGCCGGAATTGATCGGTTGCGACGCGACGAACCAGCGCGAGGTTGACTACATCCTCCGCGAGATAGACGGTACGCCCAACAAAGCGCAATTGGGAGCGAACGCCACGATAGCGACTTCGCTAGCGGTCGCGCGCGCGGCGTCCAACTTTATCGGAATCCCGCTTTTCCAGTATCTCGGCGGGCCGAATGCGCATGTACTGCCCGTACCGATGATGAACGTGATGAACGGCGGGAAGCACGGCGACAACAACGTGGACTTCCAAGAGTTCATGATCGTTCCCGTAGGTGCGCCGAGCTTTTCCGAGGCATTGCGGTTTTGTGCCGAAACCTACCACTCGCTCAAGAAAGTGCTTTCAGGCAAAGGTTACGCGACGAACGTCGGCGACGAGGGCGGCTTTGCGCCGAATCTGAAGTCCAACGCCGAGGCAATCGAATGCATCCTTGAAGGCATCGAAAAAGCCGGCTACGTGGCGGGCCAGGATATTTCGATTGCGCTCGACCCGGCAGCAAGCGAAATTTACCACGACGGCAAATACGTTCTCGAAGGCGAGGGCGGCAAAAAGCTGTCCACAGACGAAATGGTGGATTTCTGGGCGGACTGGGCAGCCAAATATCCAATCCTGTCAATCGAGGACGGTTTCGCCGAAGACGATTGGGAAGGCTTTGAAAAGCTGGTAAAGCGGATCGGCGGCGAAATCCAGATCGTCGGCGACGACCTGTTCGTGACGAACACCGAGCGTCTTTCGGAAGGAATCCAGCGCGCCGCGGCCAACGCAATATTGGTCAAGGTGAACCAGATCGGGACGCTGACCGAGACTGCGGAATGCGTCGAAATGGCCCACAAGGCGGGATTCAAGGCCGTCATCAGCCACCGCTCCGGCGAAACCGAGGACACTACGATCGCGCACCTGACCGTCGCCTGGAACACGGGGCAGATCAAGACCGGCGCGCCCTGCCGCACCGACCGCATCGCAAAGTACAACGAGCTGCTGCGCATCGAGGAAATGCTGGGGATTCAGGGCAAGTACTTGGGCGACAAGGCGTTCTAA
- a CDS encoding ABC transporter ATP-binding protein, translated as MDSVDLSVEAGEIYGFLGPNGAGKTTTIKMILGLVRPSAGSMEFPGGIVRKDGRTRIGAVLEGSRNVYMRLSVIENLAYFAALRGMRARDARTRSAALLERYGLAEKAKATAQTLSRGMQQKLAVAVALVHDPDILLLDEPTLGLDVATARDIQWQLKELAHREGKCILLTTHQMELAEAVCDRVGIINKGKLVAEDTVEGLTGVFRREDYEFEVPVHYREQVERALFGLPFDYRETRRPGRLAIRVRLGPDSNVARLVRLLEGQGVVPERLSEVSPRLEDVFLSYTSGKPSDKAGEAK; from the coding sequence GTGGATTCGGTTGATCTTTCGGTGGAAGCCGGTGAAATATACGGATTTCTCGGCCCGAACGGCGCCGGCAAGACTACGACCATCAAAATGATTCTCGGTCTTGTCAGGCCGAGCGCCGGTAGCATGGAATTCCCCGGCGGAATCGTACGAAAGGACGGGCGGACGCGCATCGGTGCGGTCCTGGAAGGCAGCCGCAACGTATATATGCGGCTGTCGGTAATCGAAAATCTCGCTTACTTCGCCGCGCTGCGCGGGATGCGCGCGCGCGATGCGCGCACACGCTCGGCCGCGCTGTTGGAGCGATACGGCCTGGCAGAAAAGGCGAAGGCCACCGCGCAAACGCTGTCCCGCGGAATGCAGCAGAAGCTCGCGGTCGCGGTCGCGCTGGTGCACGATCCGGATATTCTGCTATTGGACGAGCCGACGCTGGGTTTGGACGTCGCCACCGCGCGCGATATCCAGTGGCAACTCAAGGAGTTGGCGCACCGCGAAGGCAAGTGCATCCTTCTCACGACGCATCAAATGGAGCTTGCCGAAGCCGTCTGCGACCGCGTCGGGATAATCAACAAAGGGAAGCTTGTCGCCGAAGACACCGTCGAAGGGTTGACCGGCGTTTTCCGGCGCGAGGATTACGAATTCGAAGTGCCGGTGCACTATCGTGAACAGGTCGAGCGGGCGCTGTTCGGATTGCCGTTCGATTACCGTGAAACCCGGCGGCCCGGAAGGCTAGCCATCCGGGTGCGTCTCGGCCCGGACTCGAATGTGGCAAGGCTTGTCCGCCTGCTGGAAGGGCAGGGCGTTGTTCCGGAGCGGCTTTCGGAAGTATCGCCGCGGTTGGAAGACGTTTTCCTCAGCTACACGAGCGGCAAACCTTCGGACAAGGCGGGTGAGGCAAAGTGA